In Gammaproteobacteria bacterium, the sequence GACCACGACCGGTAGCTTGCTGTTGTAGCGCTGAAGGGACCCGTTACCCCGAACCCTGACGAAGGCCGGTTTCCTCTCCTCCCCGGGTGGGCATGCCATGAGTGTGCTCGCCGGGCCACCGGCCTTTTCCAGGACGTAGTATGGGTAACCCCAACCCTCCGCCACCCGCCTTTCGAGATTGCCGCCGAACCAGTGCTGATTGCAGTCGACGGGGATGGTCATGCCGACCAGGATCTCGACCTTTCGGTCATCCTC encodes:
- a CDS encoding ecotin, with amino-acid sequence MLPFAAMAGDALYDMTPYPAPTAGQIRMVFRVPAVEIEDDRKVEILVGMTIPVDCNQHWFGGNLERRVAEGWGYPYYVLEKAGGPASTLMACPPGEERKPAFVRVRGNGSLQRYNSKLPVVV